The Anser cygnoides isolate HZ-2024a breed goose chromosome 19, Taihu_goose_T2T_genome, whole genome shotgun sequence genome contains a region encoding:
- the LOC106034745 gene encoding ATP-binding cassette sub-family A member 10-like has product MRRLQRNLSVFQQTKILLWKNVLIKWRMKMQSFQEWMLSLLFLPLMFIVGNFMLHIPYPEVPHSYLGRLDDPAYDAAGVTIAFTPITPTTRQIMNAVALKSVMTGIKLEAMDSERALEEAWILNNEIIGVVFKNNFSYYLRFPTGNVAIPNDNLGYIDTCYNFSARYCDSPKYWYKGFLSLQSSIDAAIIEVVANHSVWEEMKSIAGVRMKSRSVIYSITLEYSYFMITIVMCFSSFMYFLSMNVVRERKKLKVLMKTMGLQDIAFWLSWSLLYAVYVLVLSCLLTALVVQEAFYVSSFPAVLLLFFLYGLACIHMVFMLCSLLRTSKLAGSMGFLVTFLFGCLSLAVLIENLPEPLKWFLGLFCPFAFNAGIAKVFHLEKYGIGFSFSNLMEESYFLFSTYIMLIFDSALYMLLAMYFDKVLPGKYGIPDPPFFCLKPSYWMRSRRGCPGEGPYSAGSPEEPPGDDVEPVPTAFVGKEAIRLNNIKKAYKKKDKKTEALRGLSLNIYEGQITALLGHSGAGKTTLLNVLSGLTLPSEGSATIYDYKLSEIGDREEIREMIGICPQFNVQFEVLTVKENLRTFAEIKGIKSKEVEREVQTILELLDISNVQDTQAEKLSGGQKRKLSIGIAMLGSPQVLLLDEPTAGLDPLSRHQVWSLLKEHRAGRVILFSTQFMDEADILADRKAFISHGRLKCVGSSLFLKKKWGIGYHLRIHVSESCNVESVTSLVKQHIPNVIFSGHGQYELRYKLPLENVNKFPDLFRGLDSCSNRGIINYGVSMTTLEDVFMRLEEEATMGQEDEHVPGEEWAEAGPRCPEETEPGSLLLSGTGKATVSGAALWRQQVSAMAWVHFLKLKGSVKNLRSILLLYVVFLLPLVLQLALVAAWQSMSAWELSSARYFMPLGKRAPAETTSLLVHNSTGSGIEDFIHTLESQDLTVEITSQENITEELKHNGAIKVSREDQSYRFTVLCHMEAVNCFPVLVNIISNALLRALNSTAHIRIWSHPFFSIDNPRFWDYFVSFYLIYMLLLFPGFPPHFAMGYLQDYKTGARAQLRVSGLFPSAYWCGQALVDVPLCWLLLFSMFGLQFAMSNRISGSIGNIFLLVMGALGYGVSIVLFIYLISFLFRKGWNCDFWSFILIVVCLVSFIISRVMDYTLDMSVSLYLMSLLIPLYPLLGVMINSEQIFVEDIDLIAASPRNDVLIAVFAPYIHSVGFIFLLRYLEIKYGRTVLRKDPVFRISPRNESSHQHLEEQEEEDEDVKAERAAVRNAMVAASQEEKSVIIVSNLCKEYKTKKAGSVFKKKKKMATKNISFCVNKGEVLGLLGPNGAGKSTAIKMIAGETTPTAGQVLLRRREGATCCLQDHLGHCPQEDPLWPDLTVHQHLQVYAAVKGVRKEDTAAAVNRIVNALELQDYLKKSARKLSAGITRKLCFAMCALGNPTVLLLDEPSTGMDPKGQRCVWKMIRAALKTKETGAVLTTHYMEEAEAVCDRVAILVAGQLRCIGSIQYLKSKFGKGYLLEIKVKDPESTDLLHAEILRIFPSAARQERFPSLLVYKVPMEDALPLSQSFSKLEEAKQNFSLEEYSFSLNTLAQVFLELSREQEKDNFDLALDGTFEWKQLQQEDS; this is encoded by the exons ATGAGGAGACTTCAGAGAAACCTGAGTGTATTCCAGCAAACTAAAATTCTCTTGTGGAAAAATGTACTTATCAAATGGAGGATGAAAATGCAGAGCTTTCAG GAGTGGATGCTGTCTCTGCTCTTCCTGCCGTTGATGTTCATTGTGGGCAACTTCATGCTGCACATCCCCTACCCCGAGGTGCCACACAGCTACCTCGGGCGGCTAGATGACCCTGCCTATGATGCTGCTGGCGTCACCATCGCCTTTACACCCATCACCCCAACCACAAGGCAGATAATGAATGCAGTGGCCTTGAAGTCTGTAATGACAG GTATAAAGCTAGAGGCAATGGACAGTGAGAGAGCCCTGGAGGAAGCCTGGATTTTGAATAATGAAATTATTGGGgtagtatttaaaaacaacttctCCTATTACCTCCGGTTTCCTACTGGGAACGTGGCTATTCCAAATGACAACCTTGGATACATAG ATACCTGTTACAATTTCTCAGCACGATACTGTGACAGCCCCAAGTATTGGTACAAAGGCTTCCTGTCCCTGCAGTCCAGCATCGATGCTGCTATCATAGAG GTGGTGGCAAATCATTCTGTTTGGGAAGAAATGAAGTCAATTGCCGGTGTCCGTATGAAGTCCCGGAGTGTCATCTACTCGATTACACTAGAGTACAGTTATTTCATGATTACTATTGTGATGTGTTTCTCTTCATTCATGTACTTCTTGTCAATGAATGTTgtaagggaaaggaaaaagctcaAAGTACTCATGAAGACGATGGGGCTGCAAGACATTGCATTTTG GCTCTCCTGGAGCCTGCTGTATGCCGTTTACGTGCTGGTCCTGTCCTGCCTGCTGACAGCCCTCGTGGTGCAGGAGGCTTTCTACGTCAGCAGCTTCCCCGCCgtcctgctgctgtttttcctctatGGCCTCGCATGT ATCCACATGGTTTTCATGCTCTGCTCCCTCTTACGGACATCCAAACTCGCTGGCTCCATGGGGTTCCTCGTCACCTTTCTCTTCGGCTGCCTGAGCCTCGCAGTGCTGATAGAAAATCTTCCAGAACCTTTGAAGTGGTTTCTCGGTCTCTTTTGTCCATTTGCATTTAATGCTGGCATTGCCAAG gttttccatttggaaaaatatggaataggtttctctttttctaaccTTATGGAGGAatcatactttttattttcaacttaCATTATGCTGATCTTCGACTCAGCCTTGTACATGTTGTTAGCCATGTACTTTGACAAAGTTCTGCCGG GCAAATACGGCATCCCAGACCCACCTTTTTTCTGCCTGAAGCCCTCGTACTGGATGCGGAGCAGGAggggctgccccggggaggGACCCTACAGTGCAGGGAGCCCCGAGGAACCCCCAGGAGATGATGTGGAGCCGGTGCCCACCGCGTTCGTGGGGAAGGAGGCCATCAG ACTcaacaatattaaaaaagcatacaaaaagaaagacaagaaaacagaagcccTAAGAG GTTTGTCTTTAAACATTTACGAGGGTCAGATCACTGCCTTACTCGGTCACAGCGGGGCTGGAAAGACAACGCTGCTAAATGTGCTCAGCGGACTGACTCTGCCTTCTGAAG GCTCTGCAACCATCTATGACTACAAGCTCTCTGAAATAGGAGACAGGGAAGAGATCAGAGAGATGATCGGCATTTGCCCACAATTCAACGTACAGTTCGAAGTCCTGACGGTGAAAGAAAACTTGCGAACTTTTGCAGAGATCAAGGGCATCAAGTCCAAAGAGGTAGAACGAGAG GTGCAAACCATTTTGGAGCTGCTGGACATCAGTAACGTTCAGGACACTCAAGCTGAGAAACTCAGTGGTGGGCAAAAACGGAAGTTATCCATTGGGATAGCCATGCTCGGGAGCCCCCAG gtgctgctgctggacgaGCCGACGGCTGGGCTGGATCCTCTTTCCCGGCACCAGGTGTGGAGCCTGCTGAAGGAGCACAGAGCCGGGCGGGTGATCCTGTTCAGCACCCAGTTCATGGACGAGGCCGACATCCTCGCCG acCGCAAGGCTTTTATCTCGCATGGGAGGCTGAAGTGTGTCGGCTCTTCCCtgttcttgaagaaaaaatgggGGATCGGCTATCATTTAAG GATCCACGTCAGTGAGTCCTGTAACGTAGAGAGCGTGACATCTCTGGTTAAGCAGCACATCCCCAATGTCATATTCTCGGGACACGGTCAATATGAGCTGAGATACAAACTGCCATTAGAAAACGTGAATAAATTCCCAG ATCTGTTCCGTGGCCTCGACAGCTGTTCCAACCGGGGAATTATCAATTATGGAGTTAGCATGACAACCCTGGAGGACGTTTTCATGAGGCTGGAAGAAGAAGCCACAATGGGACAAGAAG ATGAGCACGTCCCTGGGGAGGAGTGGGCAGAAGCAGGACCGCGGTGCCCCGAGGAGACGGAGCcgggctccctgctgctctcgGGCACCGGCAAGGCGACGGTGAGCGGCGCGGCGCTCTGGAGGCAGCAGGTCTCTGCCATGGCCTGGGTGCACTTCCTAAAGCTCAAGGGTTCGGTGAAAAACCTCCGGTCCAT TTTGCTGCTCTATGTGgtttttctgcttcctctggTTTTGCAACTGGCCCTGGTTGCTGCCTGGCAGAGCATGAGCGCCTGGGAGCTCTCCTCGGCGCGGTACTTCATGCCCCTGGGGAAGAGGGCTCCGGCGGAGACCACCAGCCTGCTGGTCCACAACAGCACgg GCTCAGGCATTGAAGACTTTATCCACACTCTCGAGAGCCAAGATCTCACAGTGGAAATCACAAGCCAGGAAAATATCACAGAGGAGCTGAAACACAATGGGGCTATAAAAGTGTCTCGTGAAGACCAG AGCTACAGGTTCACCGTCTTGTGCCACATGGAGGCCGTCAACTGCTTCCCAGTGCTTGTGAACATCATCAGCAATGCTCTGCTGAGAGCTCTCAATTCCACCGCACACATTAGGATCTGGAGTCAcccctttttctct ATAGATAATCCACGATTCTGGGAttactttgtttctttctacCTCATTTACATGCTGTTGCTGTTCCCTGGTTTTCCTCCTCACTTTGCGATGGGCTACTTGCAGGATTACAAG ACAGGAGCTCGCGCCCAGCTGCGGGTCTCGGGGCTCTTCCCCTCGGCATACTGGTGTGGCCAGGCGCTGGTGGACGTCCCGCTCTGCTggctccttctcttctccatgttTGGGCTCCAGTTCGCCATGAGCAACAGGATTTCCGGGAGCATCGGCAACATCTTCTTGCTG GTCATGGGTGCTTTGGGCTACGGAGTTTCCATTGTTCTCTTCATCTATTTAATCTCCTTCCTCTTTCGCAAAGGATGGAACTGTGATTTTTGGTCTTTTATCCTGATAGTG gtATGCCTCGTGTCTTTTATTATCAGCCGAGTCATGGATTACACACTTGATATGAGTGTCTCCCTCTACCTCATGTCTCTCTTGATTCCCCTGTACCCACTGCTGGGCGTTATGATCAACAGCGAGCAG ATTTTCGTAGAGGACATTGACTTAATTGCTGCTAGTCCAAGGAACGACGTGCTAATAGCTGTCTTTGca CCTTATATCCATTCTGtgggtttcatttttcttcttcggTATTTGGAGATAAAATATGGAAGAACAGTTCTGAGAAAGGACCCAGTATTTAG AATTTCCCCGAGAAATGAGAGCAGCCACCAGCATCTCGAGGAGCaagaagaggaggatgaagatgttAAAGCTGAAAGAGCAGCAGTGAGAAATGCCATGGTAGCTGCTAGTCAGGAGGAG aaatcagtTATTATCGTCAGCAATCTGTGCAAggaatataaaacaaagaaagcaggttcagttttcaagaagaagaagaaaatggccACCAAAAATATCTCCTTTTGTGTTAATAAAG GGGAAGTATTAGGACTTTTGGGGCCAAACGGAGCTGGTAAAAGCACAGCTATCAAGATGATTGCTGGAGAGACGACACCGACTGCTGGGCAG GTGCTGCTGCGGAGGCGAGAAGGAGCGACGTGCTGCCTGCAGGACCACCTGGGGCACTGCCCACAGGAGGACCCGCTCTGGCCAGACCTCACCGTgcaccagcacctccaggtCTACGCGGCCGTGAAAGGAGTGCGCAAGGAGGATACGGCCGCTGCTGTCAACCG AATAGTGAATGCTCTGGAGCTTCAAGACTATTTAAAGAAATCAGCCAGAAAATTATCTGCCGGGATAACCAGAAAG ctgtgcttCGCCATGTGTGCGCTGGGCAACCCCACGGTGCTGCTCCTGGACGAGCCATCGACCGGCATGGACCCCAAGGGGCAGCGCTGCGTCTG GAAAATGATCCGTGCTGCCCTGAAAACCAAGGAGACAGGGGCCGTTCTGACCACGCACTACATGGAGGAGGCGGAGGCGGTGTGCGACCGCGTGGCCATCCTGGTGGCCGGACAGCTACG GTGCATTGGCTCCATTCAGTACCTGAAGAGCAAGTTTGGCAAAGGCTACCTGCTGGAAATTAAAGTCAAGGACCCAGAGAGCACGGATCTCCTCCACGCTGAGATTTTGAGGATTTTCCCGAGTGCAGCCCGTCAGGAGCG gTTCCCCTCTTTGCTCGTCTACAAGGTCCCAATGGAAGACGCACTGCCCCTGTCCCAGTCTTTCTCCAAGCTAGAGGAAG CCAAGCAGAACTTCAGCCTTGAGGAATACAGCTTCTCTTTGAACACTTTGGCTCAG GTGTTTTTGGAACTCTCCCGAGAGCAAGAGAAGGATAATTTTGATCTAGCTTTGGATGGGACTTTTGAAtggaaacagctgcagcaggaggacagTTAG